The following are encoded together in the Clostridium sp. BJN0013 genome:
- a CDS encoding XkdX family protein — protein MLGYDFYKMFYTLGYLTIDDLKWAVANGDLTADQFKEITGQDYIA, from the coding sequence ATGTTAGGATATGATTTTTATAAAATGTTTTACACATTAGGTTATCTTACGATAGATGATTTAAAATGGGCTGTAGCAAATGGGGATTTAACAGCAGACCAGTTCAAAGAAATTACAGGGCAAGACTATATTGCATAA
- a CDS encoding glycoside hydrolase family 25 protein encodes MIKGVDISNLNGSISIDSIKNTGHNFLIAKATEGSTFVDKYYNSNIAKAKALGLITGAYHFARFQDRAKAIQEANFFKQIAAGAKPDFVVLDFEQQCSGDMTEACLTFLEIVVTIAPALIYCNPSYIKTHLNSKITKYPLWVAHYEVNTPCFTLWSKYAMWQYTDKGQIPRISGYLDLNYMSEAFYNSFGTRQPVKPDPLIEQIKALQYNLNIDYNAKLEVDGIAGPATMAALKGIQGIIIKGHKSHVVLWIQQKLEQYEYLKENSYTQMLYDEPTFQAVTELQKNWERPTDGVLKIETWSIFLNN; translated from the coding sequence ATGATTAAAGGAGTAGATATCAGTAACCTTAATGGTTCAATTAGTATAGACTCAATTAAAAATACCGGCCACAATTTTTTAATAGCCAAGGCCACAGAAGGAAGTACCTTTGTAGATAAATATTATAATTCTAATATCGCTAAAGCTAAAGCCCTGGGACTTATAACCGGGGCTTATCATTTTGCTAGATTTCAAGATAGGGCAAAGGCCATACAGGAAGCTAACTTTTTTAAACAGATTGCAGCAGGAGCCAAGCCAGATTTTGTAGTATTGGATTTTGAACAGCAATGCTCTGGAGATATGACAGAAGCATGTCTGACTTTCTTAGAAATAGTAGTCACTATAGCACCAGCACTTATTTATTGTAATCCAAGCTACATAAAAACACATCTAAATTCCAAAATAACGAAGTATCCTCTTTGGGTTGCCCATTACGAAGTAAATACTCCGTGTTTTACGCTGTGGAGTAAATATGCTATGTGGCAGTATACAGATAAAGGACAGATACCAAGAATAAGTGGCTACCTAGACTTAAACTATATGTCTGAAGCATTCTATAACAGCTTTGGTACAAGACAACCAGTAAAACCAGACCCACTTATAGAGCAAATTAAAGCACTGCAATATAACTTGAACATAGACTACAACGCTAAATTAGAAGTAGATGGAATAGCAGGTCCGGCTACTATGGCAGCATTAAAAGGAATCCAGGGTATCATTATTAAGGGTCATAAGTCCCATGTAGTTCTCTGGATTCAACAGAAACTTGAACAATATGAATATTTAAAGGAAAATTCTTATACTCAAATGCTCTATGACGAACCAACTTTCCAAGCTGTAACTGAACTCCAGAAGAATTGGGAAAGGCCAACGGATGGGGTCTTGAAAATAGAAACCTGGAGTATATTTTTGAATAATTAG
- a CDS encoding holin family protein, with protein sequence MGFTSSTLGALLTWCFGGWEMGIKVLVSCMVLDYITGLMCGCKEKHLNSSRGFNGLKKKFTILFVLILAVLLDRLLGQCWTFRTMVIYFYVAIEGISILENSIKLGVPVPKKLENALEQLKNK encoded by the coding sequence ATAGGGTTTACAAGTTCTACACTGGGGGCATTACTTACCTGGTGCTTTGGTGGGTGGGAAATGGGGATAAAAGTATTGGTGTCCTGCATGGTTTTAGACTATATTACAGGGCTTATGTGTGGATGTAAAGAAAAACATCTGAATAGCTCCAGGGGATTTAATGGCCTTAAAAAGAAATTTACAATACTGTTTGTTTTAATACTGGCGGTACTTTTAGACAGGCTCCTTGGGCAGTGCTGGACATTCCGTACTATGGTTATATATTTTTATGTGGCAATAGAGGGAATAAGTATATTAGAAAATTCGATTAAATTAGGTGTTCCAGTACCTAAAAAGTTGGAAAATGCACTGGAACAGTTGAAAAATAAATAG
- a CDS encoding pyocin knob domain-containing protein, with translation MPSANKTPNIGLNQWQGNEYPKRQDFVDDNAAVDLEMVKKASSTQDGRMSKEDKVKLDGISAGANKVEQSSTNGNIKINGTEKTVYTHPGSGTNPHGTTKSDVGLGNVTNDAQVKRTEMGADSGVATLDSSGVNAQAPKVHTHTKAQIIDFPTSMPANGGDADTATKLATPRTISLEGDATGSTTFDGSVNKSITVVLANSGATAGTYTKLTIDAKGRVTSATTLSASDIPSLDWSKITSGKPTTLAGYGITDAVSKYVGVSVGTDLNTVLTSGFYRLHGTTSGYTNIPTGADISYGQLIVSRGLSSVFQIITGHNDNEYYMRQGSMGEGTDTNFADWQPWRRIWHDGNFNPTTKADKTDTYTKDEVDNKILYLGTTSNSGNAYSVSAPEGFTLKDNQLLIVKFNAASTGEISLNVSSTGVKPIKDYFGNAVTNVRTNLPAILSYESSSDSFILSGKGGDGDALTTDIRQGKKATTRDGFITGTLPVQATGSQTVTPGTSNIVKPAGIYDEAITVKGEPNLIAPNLVAGKSYFGIQGSADIESLGGKKYASGTGTFDSIGHASITTLNFTPSTVIMCIPNYRGNAGTYWLDIHSPIISYVPGSGEISKIIFSTNGFSRNEDNDFISNTTYNWLAIE, from the coding sequence GCTAACAAAACACCAAATATAGGATTAAACCAATGGCAGGGAAATGAGTATCCTAAGAGGCAGGATTTTGTAGATGATAATGCTGCTGTTGATTTGGAAATGGTAAAAAAGGCATCTTCTACACAAGACGGAAGAATGTCTAAAGAGGATAAAGTAAAACTTGATGGTATAAGTGCAGGAGCCAACAAAGTGGAACAGTCTAGTACTAATGGAAACATAAAAATAAATGGAACAGAAAAAACAGTTTACACTCACCCTGGAAGTGGTACCAATCCTCATGGAACGACAAAGAGTGATGTAGGACTGGGAAATGTAACAAATGATGCTCAGGTAAAAAGAACAGAGATGGGGGCTGACAGTGGAGTAGCTACATTAGACAGTTCTGGAGTAAATGCACAGGCTCCAAAGGTTCATACACATACAAAAGCACAAATAATTGATTTTCCAACTTCTATGCCAGCAAATGGCGGTGATGCTGATACTGCAACAAAATTAGCGACGCCTAGAACAATATCTTTGGAAGGAGATGCCACAGGAAGTACTACTTTTGATGGTTCTGTTAATAAGAGTATAACTGTGGTACTAGCAAACAGTGGGGCAACCGCAGGGACATATACTAAACTTACTATAGATGCAAAGGGTAGGGTTACTTCTGCAACAACTTTAAGTGCTTCAGATATACCTAGTTTGGATTGGAGTAAGATAACATCTGGAAAGCCTACAACATTAGCAGGATATGGAATAACAGATGCAGTAAGTAAATATGTTGGGGTATCAGTAGGGACAGATTTAAATACGGTTCTTACATCTGGTTTTTATAGACTACATGGTACAACATCTGGTTATACTAATATACCTACAGGTGCGGATATTAGTTATGGTCAATTAATTGTGTCTCGTGGTTTAAGTTCTGTATTTCAAATTATTACAGGACACAATGATAATGAATATTACATGAGACAAGGAAGCATGGGAGAAGGCACAGATACAAATTTTGCAGATTGGCAACCTTGGAGAAGGATTTGGCATGACGGTAATTTTAATCCTACTACTAAAGCAGATAAAACAGATACTTATACAAAAGATGAAGTTGATAATAAAATACTTTATCTAGGTACAACATCTAATTCGGGTAATGCCTATTCGGTATCAGCGCCAGAGGGATTTACATTAAAAGATAATCAATTGTTGATAGTTAAGTTTAATGCAGCTAGTACAGGAGAAATATCCTTGAATGTAAGCTCTACAGGAGTAAAACCAATTAAAGATTATTTTGGCAATGCTGTAACAAATGTGAGGACTAATCTACCGGCTATACTTTCATATGAAAGCAGTTCAGATTCTTTTATCTTATCGGGTAAAGGAGGTGATGGAGACGCATTAACTACAGATATAAGGCAAGGTAAAAAAGCTACTACCAGAGATGGATTTATAACAGGTACTTTACCCGTACAAGCTACAGGATCACAAACAGTAACACCAGGGACAAGTAATATAGTAAAACCAGCAGGAATATATGATGAAGCCATAACTGTAAAAGGTGAGCCTAATTTAATAGCGCCTAATTTAGTAGCGGGAAAAAGCTATTTTGGGATACAAGGAAGTGCTGATATAGAAAGCTTAGGAGGTAAGAAATATGCTAGTGGAACTGGAACATTTGATAGTATAGGGCATGCTTCTATTACTACATTAAATTTTACTCCATCAACTGTTATTATGTGTATTCCTAATTATAGAGGCAATGCAGGCACTTATTGGTTAGACATTCACTCCCCTATTATATCATACGTTCCTGGTAGTGGTGAAATCAGTAAGATAATTTTTAGCACAAACGGATTTTCCAGAAACGAGGATAATGATTTTATAAGTAATACAACTTATAATTGGTTAGCAATAGAATAG